Proteins encoded together in one Oceanidesulfovibrio indonesiensis window:
- the glyQ gene encoding glycine--tRNA ligase subunit alpha — MHFQDVILTLQNFWAEKGCIIQQPVDVEVGAGTFNPATFLRVIGPEPWNVAYVEPSRRPADGRYGENPNRLQHYYQFQVILKPSPVDVQEQYLESLQALGVNPAEHDIRFVEDDWESPTLGAWGLGWEVWLNGMEITQFTYFQQVGGIDLHPVSVELTYGLERLCMYLQGKESVYDLSWNDRMTYGQVHQRGEIEHSTYNFEIADKDMLLGLFDTYEKEANRCIEAGMALPAYDYTMKSSHAFNLLQARGAISITERMGYILRVRELASAVARLWAAQREELGYPMLEQKEVA, encoded by the coding sequence ATGCACTTTCAAGACGTCATTCTGACGCTCCAGAACTTCTGGGCGGAGAAGGGCTGCATCATCCAGCAGCCTGTGGACGTGGAGGTGGGCGCGGGCACGTTCAACCCCGCCACCTTCCTGCGCGTCATCGGTCCAGAACCCTGGAACGTGGCATACGTGGAACCTTCACGCCGGCCGGCCGACGGCCGTTACGGCGAAAACCCCAACCGGCTGCAGCACTATTACCAGTTCCAGGTAATCCTGAAACCCTCTCCCGTGGACGTGCAGGAGCAGTACCTGGAAAGCCTGCAAGCCCTGGGCGTGAATCCGGCTGAGCACGACATCCGCTTCGTGGAAGACGATTGGGAGTCGCCCACCCTGGGCGCCTGGGGGCTTGGCTGGGAAGTCTGGCTCAACGGCATGGAGATCACCCAGTTCACCTACTTCCAGCAGGTGGGCGGCATCGACCTGCATCCGGTGAGCGTGGAGCTGACCTACGGCCTGGAGCGCCTTTGCATGTATCTGCAAGGGAAGGAATCGGTCTACGATCTTTCCTGGAACGATCGCATGACCTACGGCCAGGTCCACCAACGCGGAGAGATTGAGCACTCCACATACAACTTCGAGATTGCTGACAAGGACATGTTGCTCGGCCTCTTCGACACCTACGAGAAAGAGGCCAACCGCTGCATCGAGGCGGGCATGGCTCTTCCGGCATATGATTACACCATGAAATCCTCTCACGCCTTCAACCTCTTGCAGGCCCGCGGCGCCATCTCCATCACGGAGCGCATGGGCTACATCCTGCGCGTGCGCGAGCTCGCCTCGGCTGTTGCGCGGCTTTGGGCCGCACAGCGCGAAGAGCTGGGCTATCCCATGCTCGAACAGAAGGAGGTGGCCTGA
- the recO gene encoding DNA repair protein RecO, producing MEFTDKALVLKVGAFREADLWVRFLSPSRGALTAFAFGGAKSKRRFCGCLDALCEIHVRVRSSGRGEYLCLEEGSLLAAPRRLRTDWHRLGLAMRCIKFLEAVCPGSQGAPEAYALACDLLRTLEEETEPDTLFAHLFRARASREQGFGPDFERCAACGEPLFHAQNGRGQAHLLFVEEGRVLCRICASRTGAAGRPLQISQESAYVLGPVVDAGPQAWLEPDISPQARRECAAAVDALVRYHLGLAWDRARYRNV from the coding sequence GGTGCTCAAGGTCGGCGCCTTTCGGGAAGCAGATCTGTGGGTGCGTTTTCTGTCGCCCAGCCGGGGCGCTCTCACAGCCTTCGCCTTCGGCGGAGCCAAATCCAAAAGGCGTTTCTGCGGCTGCCTCGATGCGCTCTGCGAAATCCATGTCCGGGTGCGCTCTTCCGGACGCGGAGAGTACCTCTGCCTGGAGGAAGGATCCCTGCTGGCAGCGCCGCGGCGCTTGCGCACGGACTGGCACCGCCTCGGCCTGGCCATGCGCTGCATCAAATTCCTGGAGGCCGTGTGTCCCGGCTCACAGGGCGCGCCAGAGGCCTACGCCCTGGCGTGCGATTTGCTGAGAACCCTTGAAGAAGAGACCGAGCCGGACACGCTCTTCGCTCATCTTTTCCGGGCGCGGGCCTCGCGGGAGCAGGGCTTCGGACCGGATTTCGAACGTTGCGCCGCCTGCGGCGAGCCGTTATTCCATGCGCAAAACGGCCGCGGACAGGCGCATCTTCTTTTCGTGGAAGAGGGCAGGGTGCTCTGCCGGATCTGCGCCTCCCGCACGGGGGCCGCAGGAAGGCCCTTGCAAATCTCGCAGGAGAGCGCGTATGTCCTTGGGCCTGTCGTGGACGCCGGGCCGCAGGCCTGGCTGGAGCCGGACATCTCACCACAGGCGCGGCGTGAATGCGCCGCCGCTGTGGACGCTCTCGTGCGCTACCATCTGGGCCTGGCCTGGGACCGCGCGCGGTACAGAAATGTCTAA
- a CDS encoding TrkH family potassium uptake protein yields MRIHYILYVVGALVCCVGLSMLFPLAFGVYYGDDSVLPLVISIGVALLLGLLAVLRLRSEQTPTLSHREGMAIVAMGWMGAGLFGALPFLISGYMSPTDAVFESVSGFTTTGASILTDIESLPEGLLMWRSMTQWLGGMGIIVLSLAILPFLGVGGMQLYKAEVPGPAPDKLKPRIKDTAMLLWKVYLVLSVAEVVFLLLGGMSLFDAISHTFTTLSSGGFSTRNASIAAFDSVYIDAVITLFMFMAGMNFVLHFRLMRGDVTSLVRDSEFRFYAGIILLFTIITTLCIWDYNYDSVWQSLRLAAFQVVSICTTTGYATADYELWLPLPQALLFFLMFLGGSAGSTAGGMKCMRILLLLKQGYHELLRLVHPRAVKRVKLGGRLVAPDVLSGVVGFFILYLLLYVLSSFIMTALGLDILTAFASVAACIGNVGPGLGSVGPAENYAHIPTLGKWVLVFNMLLGRLEIYTVIILFVPEFWRK; encoded by the coding sequence ATGCGGATTCATTACATTCTGTACGTGGTGGGAGCCCTCGTGTGCTGCGTGGGGCTGTCCATGCTGTTCCCGCTCGCATTCGGGGTCTACTACGGCGACGATTCCGTGCTGCCTCTTGTTATCTCCATTGGCGTTGCTCTGTTGCTGGGACTGCTTGCCGTGCTGAGACTGCGCAGCGAGCAGACCCCCACGCTGAGCCACCGCGAGGGCATGGCCATCGTGGCGATGGGCTGGATGGGGGCAGGGTTGTTCGGGGCGCTGCCGTTTCTGATATCAGGGTACATGTCGCCCACGGATGCGGTGTTCGAATCCGTCTCCGGCTTCACGACTACGGGCGCATCGATTCTCACGGACATCGAGAGCCTGCCCGAGGGGCTGCTCATGTGGCGCAGCATGACGCAGTGGCTGGGCGGCATGGGTATCATCGTGCTTTCGCTGGCCATTCTGCCGTTTCTCGGCGTGGGCGGCATGCAGCTGTACAAGGCCGAAGTCCCCGGCCCTGCGCCGGACAAGCTCAAGCCCCGCATCAAAGATACCGCCATGCTGCTGTGGAAGGTTTATCTGGTCCTCAGCGTGGCTGAGGTCGTATTCCTTCTGCTTGGCGGCATGAGTCTGTTCGACGCCATCAGTCATACTTTCACCACCCTGTCGTCAGGCGGATTCTCCACGCGCAATGCATCCATTGCGGCGTTCGACTCCGTGTACATTGACGCAGTGATCACCCTGTTCATGTTCATGGCGGGCATGAATTTCGTCCTGCATTTCAGGTTGATGCGGGGAGACGTCACGTCACTGGTCCGCGATTCCGAGTTTCGCTTCTACGCCGGGATCATTCTCCTCTTCACCATCATCACCACGCTGTGCATATGGGACTACAACTACGATTCCGTATGGCAATCCCTGCGTCTGGCCGCGTTCCAGGTGGTCTCCATATGCACCACCACAGGCTATGCCACGGCTGATTACGAGCTGTGGCTGCCGCTGCCGCAGGCCCTGCTCTTCTTCCTCATGTTCCTGGGCGGCTCGGCCGGCTCCACCGCCGGCGGCATGAAATGCATGCGTATTCTATTGCTGCTCAAGCAGGGATATCATGAGCTCTTGCGGCTGGTGCATCCGCGGGCGGTCAAGCGCGTGAAGCTCGGCGGCCGGCTGGTGGCGCCGGACGTGCTGTCCGGCGTGGTTGGTTTCTTTATTCTCTACCTGCTTCTGTACGTGCTCTCGTCCTTCATCATGACGGCGCTGGGGCTGGACATACTCACGGCATTCGCTTCGGTGGCGGCGTGTATCGGCAACGTAGGCCCGGGGTTGGGGTCGGTGGGGCCGGCGGAGAATTACGCGCACATACCCACGCTGGGCAAGTGGGTGCTGGTTTTCAACATGCTGCTGGGCCGGCTGGAGATCTACACCGTCATTATTCTCTTCGTGCCCGAGTTCTGGCGCAAATGA
- the tilS gene encoding tRNA lysidine(34) synthetase TilS has translation MARLCLEVESFAREPFGSPPPLPRLQGGRLLLSLSGGVDSTALAVIFACLAPRLEATLFAAHLDHGLRGESVEDAAHVAELCDRLGIHLTSERRDVAGLAAERKIGVEEAGREARTELLERVRRDCAADVILQGHQLDELAEDMLMRLIRGTGWPALAGMEAWDPARNLLRPLLLTPKSELADLVRSVGLTWREDATNADPGCTRNRVRLDILPRIAVENPKFPETAGGLWKLARLDAAYWEERMASVPLHHDRDGISIHSPALREAPMALRLRVLKNAVESAGPGQPLLDSLRNLDRAVMEKRTGVVVQLPGSKEARVERDRVRIVPGKMSR, from the coding sequence ATGGCCAGACTCTGCCTGGAGGTGGAGAGCTTCGCTCGCGAACCCTTCGGCTCCCCGCCGCCCCTGCCGCGGCTGCAGGGGGGCCGGCTGTTGCTGTCCCTTTCCGGCGGTGTGGACTCCACGGCCCTCGCCGTTATCTTCGCGTGTCTGGCGCCGCGCCTGGAAGCCACCCTTTTCGCCGCGCACCTGGACCATGGCCTGCGCGGGGAGTCCGTGGAGGACGCAGCCCACGTGGCCGAACTGTGTGATCGGCTGGGCATCCATCTGACCAGCGAACGGCGCGACGTCGCCGGTCTTGCGGCCGAACGGAAAATCGGCGTCGAGGAAGCGGGACGCGAGGCCCGCACTGAACTTCTGGAACGCGTGCGCAGGGATTGCGCGGCCGACGTAATTCTCCAGGGACACCAGCTGGACGAGCTGGCCGAGGATATGCTCATGCGCCTCATTCGGGGCACGGGCTGGCCCGCCCTGGCCGGCATGGAAGCGTGGGACCCCGCGAGGAACCTCCTGCGTCCCCTGCTGCTCACGCCGAAATCCGAGCTTGCGGATCTCGTCCGCTCGGTCGGCCTCACGTGGCGCGAGGACGCCACGAACGCGGACCCGGGCTGCACGCGCAACCGCGTACGTCTGGACATCCTGCCCCGCATCGCTGTGGAGAATCCAAAGTTCCCCGAGACCGCCGGCGGTTTGTGGAAGCTGGCGCGGCTGGATGCCGCCTACTGGGAGGAACGCATGGCATCCGTCCCGCTGCACCATGACCGCGATGGCATCTCCATACACAGTCCTGCCTTGCGCGAGGCGCCCATGGCGTTGCGGCTGCGCGTGCTCAAAAACGCAGTGGAATCCGCCGGCCCGGGACAACCGTTGCTCGACTCCCTGCGCAACCTGGATCGCGCCGTCATGGAAAAGCGCACAGGCGTGGTGGTTCAACTGCCCGGCTCCAAGGAAGCCCGCGTGGAGCGGGACCGTGTCCGAATCGTTCCTGGGAAAATGAGTCGTTGA
- the trkA gene encoding Trk system potassium transporter TrkA encodes MRSFWRREPSRAARSTIVIVGAGEVGFHIAKRLASENKQVVVVDQNPAALRRLADTVDVQIIEGSASSPKVLDEAGVTDADIFLAVTDRDEINIVACFFANILNPDAVKLARIRNDEYSLYRDALTGDTLNISMVINPEVEIIKTIERMVTVPGAVEYSEFVGGKVKLVGLRLKERRFTGMNLMRLREEMGDVRVIIGAILRNERLIIPTGRDTVEEGDLLYVVSEDKDIPEICRAFGCEHMGIRDVLIIGGGNIGFKLATLFERKGYHVKLVDKNEERCQFLAGVLNKTIVLNGDGTDQDFLLEENVAAMDLVVSLTGDEETNILSSLLAKNMGAKKTITRVNKAAYLPLVRAIGIEHSVSPRLSAVNSILHYVRKGSVLSTVSIKGEEAEALEAIALEKSGVVNKPLKDIDFPKGAIVLCLVRDEKVLVPTGETVIRPEDRIIILALRHAVSKVEDALAVKLEYV; translated from the coding sequence ATGCGCTCATTCTGGCGACGCGAGCCTTCCAGGGCGGCACGGAGCACCATAGTCATCGTCGGCGCCGGCGAGGTCGGCTTCCATATAGCCAAACGGCTGGCCAGCGAGAACAAGCAGGTCGTGGTCGTGGATCAGAACCCGGCGGCGCTCAGGCGTCTTGCCGATACGGTGGATGTGCAGATTATCGAGGGGTCCGCTTCCTCTCCCAAGGTGCTCGACGAGGCCGGGGTGACGGACGCCGACATCTTCCTCGCCGTCACTGACCGCGATGAGATCAACATTGTCGCCTGCTTCTTCGCCAATATCCTCAACCCGGATGCGGTCAAACTCGCGCGGATTCGCAACGACGAGTACTCCCTGTATCGCGACGCCCTCACCGGCGACACCCTGAACATCTCCATGGTCATCAACCCGGAGGTGGAGATCATCAAGACCATCGAACGCATGGTCACGGTGCCCGGGGCTGTGGAATACAGCGAGTTCGTGGGCGGCAAGGTCAAGCTCGTCGGCCTGCGGCTCAAGGAGCGGCGTTTCACCGGCATGAACCTCATGCGACTGCGCGAGGAGATGGGCGACGTGCGGGTCATCATCGGCGCCATTCTGCGCAATGAGCGGCTCATCATCCCCACCGGCCGCGACACCGTGGAGGAGGGCGACCTGCTGTACGTGGTGAGCGAAGACAAGGACATCCCCGAGATATGCCGCGCCTTCGGCTGCGAGCACATGGGCATACGCGACGTGCTCATCATCGGCGGCGGCAACATCGGGTTCAAGCTCGCCACCCTGTTCGAACGCAAGGGCTACCACGTAAAGCTTGTGGACAAGAACGAGGAGCGCTGTCAGTTCCTCGCCGGCGTGCTGAACAAGACCATCGTGCTCAACGGCGACGGCACCGACCAGGACTTTCTGCTCGAAGAGAACGTGGCCGCCATGGACCTCGTGGTGTCGCTCACCGGCGACGAGGAGACGAATATCCTGTCCTCGCTGCTGGCCAAGAACATGGGCGCGAAGAAGACCATCACACGGGTGAACAAGGCGGCCTACCTGCCGCTGGTGCGCGCCATAGGCATCGAGCACAGCGTGAGCCCGCGCCTGTCCGCAGTGAACTCCATCCTGCACTACGTGCGCAAGGGCTCTGTCTTGTCCACTGTGTCCATCAAGGGCGAGGAGGCCGAAGCGCTGGAGGCCATCGCCCTGGAAAAATCCGGAGTGGTGAACAAACCGCTCAAGGACATCGATTTCCCCAAAGGCGCCATCGTCCTCTGCCTGGTTCGGGATGAGAAGGTTCTGGTCCCAACAGGCGAGACGGTCATCAGACCGGAGGACCGCATCATCATCCTGGCGCTTCGTCACGCCGTGTCCAAGGTGGAAGACGCACTCGCCGTGAAACTGGAGTACGTCTAG
- a CDS encoding adenylate kinase yields the protein MNILIFGPNGSGKGTQGNLVKDKFNLAHIESGGIFREHIGGGTELGKKAKEYIDKGELVPDDITIPMVLETLETTGKDGWLLDGFPRNMVQAEKLWDALQEKGMKLDYVIEILLPREVAKNRIMGRRLCENNPNHPNNIFIDVIKPDGDKCRVCGGALKTRADDQDEEAINKRHDIYYDTNTGTLAAAYFYKALADKGQTKYVELDGERSIDEIKDTLLSEVK from the coding sequence GTGAATATCCTTATCTTCGGACCCAACGGCAGCGGCAAGGGCACCCAGGGCAACCTGGTCAAAGACAAGTTCAATCTCGCCCACATCGAGTCCGGCGGCATCTTCCGCGAGCACATTGGCGGCGGAACCGAACTGGGCAAGAAGGCCAAGGAATACATCGACAAGGGCGAGCTCGTTCCTGACGACATCACCATTCCCATGGTCCTCGAAACCCTGGAGACCACCGGCAAGGACGGCTGGCTGCTCGACGGCTTCCCGCGCAACATGGTGCAGGCCGAGAAGCTCTGGGATGCGCTCCAGGAGAAGGGCATGAAGCTCGATTACGTCATCGAGATCCTGCTCCCCCGCGAGGTAGCCAAGAACCGCATCATGGGCCGCCGCCTCTGCGAGAACAACCCGAACCACCCGAACAACATTTTCATCGACGTCATCAAGCCGGACGGCGACAAGTGCCGCGTATGCGGCGGCGCTCTGAAAACCCGCGCCGACGACCAGGACGAAGAAGCCATCAACAAGCGCCACGACATCTACTACGACACCAACACCGGCACACTGGCCGCCGCGTACTTCTACAAGGCCCTGGCCGACAAGGGCCAGACCAAGTACGTCGAGCTGGACGGCGAACGGTCCATCGACGAGATCAAGGACACCCTGCTCTCCGAAGTCAAGTAA
- the rpsT gene encoding 30S ribosomal protein S20 — MANHKSALKRHRQSLKRRARNRAVKTRVRNLIKQVRSAVEQNDREAAQQALVEATAALDKAATKKVYHWRSASRRISRLHQAVNKIGEAS, encoded by the coding sequence ATGGCCAACCACAAGTCCGCTTTGAAGCGTCACCGTCAGAGCCTCAAGCGCCGGGCCCGCAACCGCGCTGTCAAGACCCGCGTGCGCAATCTGATCAAGCAGGTGCGCAGCGCCGTGGAGCAGAACGACCGCGAGGCCGCGCAGCAGGCCCTCGTGGAAGCCACCGCCGCCCTGGATAAGGCCGCCACCAAGAAGGTCTATCACTGGCGTAGTGCGTCCCGCCGCATCTCCCGGCTGCATCAGGCCGTGAACAAGATCGGCGAGGCTTCCTAG
- the glyS gene encoding glycine--tRNA ligase subunit beta, giving the protein MPRLVFELGFEEMPARFLPSLVRESRDIMRAGLTETGLGFGTVHADATPRRLAIRVEDLDAVQEEREELVTGPPAAVAYKDGAPTKAAEGFAKGQGGSVEDLITVSTEKGEYIAITKRTGGVAARELLPPVLEACATGLSFPKKMRWGGGDFTFGRPLRWILALLDEDVVPVTVAGLVSDRKTWGHRVHGPGPFKLAAAFDYEKLVHEKCRVTLSASMRRELIMEHGEAAAQRVGGLVVWNHDLLAEVGGLVEHPVPIVGDFDPSFLELPKEVLLTSMESHQKSFGVQDAEGNLKPHFLATLNLVPTDEDLVKKGWERVLKARLEDARFFWKTDLAAEQTAWLDSLENVVFLGPLGSMGDKSRRIEELCGWIAEHVEPAHETDARRAGRICKADLVSEMVGEFAELQGVMGAIYADKQGENAAVAKAVGEQYLPAGPDSPLPESECGAILSMADKADTLVGCFGLGKIPTGANDPFALRRGALGICRIMVDRDWRVDLRAFIEKALDAYGERNWKLSREEIVARALEFFRERAKHWFVSQDNPTLMVEAVLQAGYSDVPGARARLAALKEFSAEPGFEDAVLTFKRAANIIRKQAENMELSGRFDHDLLREEAEQNLAKTLGLMYPKFDVMWEKEDYRGLMVLMLDIRPAVDAFFDNVMVMCDDEALKKNRLELLEALVSRLGRIADFNALQM; this is encoded by the coding sequence ATGCCCCGCCTTGTATTCGAGCTGGGTTTCGAGGAAATGCCCGCGCGGTTCCTTCCCTCCCTCGTACGTGAAAGCAGGGATATCATGCGCGCCGGACTGACGGAGACCGGCCTGGGCTTCGGCACTGTGCACGCGGACGCCACCCCGCGCCGCCTCGCCATCCGCGTGGAGGATCTGGACGCGGTGCAGGAGGAGCGCGAGGAACTGGTGACCGGTCCGCCCGCGGCCGTGGCCTATAAGGACGGCGCGCCCACCAAAGCGGCAGAAGGCTTCGCCAAAGGGCAGGGCGGTTCTGTCGAAGATCTGATCACGGTGTCCACGGAAAAAGGCGAGTACATCGCCATCACGAAGCGCACCGGCGGCGTTGCCGCGCGGGAATTGCTGCCTCCCGTGCTGGAGGCGTGCGCCACCGGGTTGAGCTTTCCCAAAAAGATGCGCTGGGGGGGCGGCGACTTCACCTTTGGCCGGCCGTTGCGCTGGATTCTCGCGCTGCTGGACGAGGACGTGGTCCCGGTAACGGTGGCGGGCCTGGTTTCCGACCGCAAGACATGGGGCCACCGCGTGCATGGTCCCGGTCCTTTCAAGCTGGCCGCCGCGTTCGACTATGAGAAGCTTGTGCACGAGAAATGCCGTGTGACGCTGTCCGCCTCCATGCGTCGGGAGCTCATCATGGAGCACGGCGAGGCTGCCGCGCAGCGTGTGGGCGGCCTGGTGGTCTGGAACCATGATCTGCTCGCCGAAGTGGGCGGTCTGGTGGAGCATCCCGTGCCCATTGTTGGCGATTTCGACCCTTCCTTTCTGGAACTGCCCAAGGAGGTGCTGCTGACCTCCATGGAAAGCCACCAGAAGAGCTTCGGCGTCCAGGACGCGGAAGGTAATCTCAAGCCCCACTTCCTCGCCACGCTCAATCTGGTGCCCACGGACGAGGATCTGGTGAAGAAGGGCTGGGAACGCGTACTCAAGGCCCGCCTGGAGGATGCAAGGTTCTTCTGGAAAACCGACCTCGCGGCTGAGCAGACCGCCTGGCTGGACTCGCTGGAAAACGTCGTGTTTCTGGGCCCCCTGGGCTCCATGGGCGACAAGAGCAGGCGCATTGAAGAGCTGTGCGGCTGGATAGCCGAGCATGTGGAGCCCGCCCACGAGACGGACGCCCGCCGCGCCGGCCGCATCTGCAAGGCGGATCTCGTCTCCGAGATGGTGGGTGAGTTCGCCGAACTGCAGGGCGTGATGGGCGCGATTTACGCGGACAAGCAGGGCGAGAACGCCGCCGTCGCCAAAGCCGTGGGTGAACAGTATCTGCCTGCCGGCCCGGACTCTCCGCTGCCGGAGAGCGAGTGCGGCGCGATCCTCTCCATGGCGGACAAGGCCGACACCCTCGTGGGCTGCTTCGGCCTTGGCAAGATCCCCACCGGAGCCAACGACCCCTTCGCATTGCGGCGCGGCGCCCTGGGCATCTGCCGCATCATGGTGGACCGCGACTGGCGAGTGGATCTGCGCGCGTTCATTGAAAAGGCCCTGGACGCCTACGGCGAGCGTAACTGGAAGCTCTCGCGCGAGGAAATTGTGGCCAGGGCGCTGGAATTCTTCCGCGAACGCGCGAAGCACTGGTTCGTCTCGCAGGACAACCCCACGCTCATGGTGGAGGCTGTGCTGCAGGCTGGTTACAGCGACGTGCCCGGCGCCCGGGCGCGCCTGGCTGCGCTCAAGGAGTTCAGCGCGGAGCCCGGCTTCGAGGACGCTGTGCTCACTTTCAAACGCGCGGCGAACATCATCCGCAAGCAGGCGGAAAACATGGAGCTCAGCGGACGGTTCGACCACGACCTGTTGAGAGAAGAGGCGGAACAGAACCTCGCCAAGACGCTGGGGCTCATGTACCCGAAGTTCGACGTTATGTGGGAGAAGGAAGACTATCGGGGGCTCATGGTTCTGATGCTGGACATCCGGCCCGCGGTGGACGCGTTCTTCGACAATGTGATGGTGATGTGCGATGATGAGGCATTGAAGAAGAACCGCCTCGAACTGCTTGAGGCCCTGGTGAGCCGGCTGGGCCGCATCGCCGACTTCAACGCCCTGCAGATGTGA
- the hemA gene encoding glutamyl-tRNA reductase: MNKSLYLVGLNHTTAGVEVRETFGLADCLPGRIIESESGAQSVQGEEQQIIPLGGPIDELAILSTCNRVEIAAVGEQDACRDAVLARWAAARNADVEELKPYVYIHEDLDAVRHLFRVACALDSMVLGEPQILGQLKDAYRMAVKAGTTKVILNRLYHKAFSVAKRVRTETAVGSAAVSISYAAVELAKRIFGEMSKQKAMLIGAGEMAELAAQHLVTSGIKDIYVANRTFERARELAAQFEGQAIPFETLFDRLHEVDIVISSTGSPSAVIRAKDVKAVLKKRRNRPMFFIDIAVPRDIDPDVNTLDSVFLYDIDDLKEVVEENIAQRREEAAKATAIVYDEADAFGQWLKSLELQPTIVELLERNQGIAHKELAKTEKRLAQILGRDVAPEMHEALEILVDSVVKKVLHEPIIFLKRRSAEEESARRYIDTTRRMFNLDDEDIPDDAHADRRRKDIRDDVDARENDLGATSNNGA; encoded by the coding sequence ATGAATAAATCTTTGTATCTCGTGGGGCTCAACCACACCACGGCCGGGGTCGAAGTGCGCGAAACGTTCGGCCTTGCGGACTGCCTGCCCGGTCGGATCATTGAATCGGAATCCGGGGCGCAGTCCGTGCAGGGTGAGGAGCAGCAGATTATCCCCCTGGGCGGCCCCATAGATGAACTTGCTATCCTGTCTACCTGCAACCGGGTGGAGATCGCGGCCGTAGGAGAACAGGACGCCTGCCGCGATGCGGTGCTCGCCCGCTGGGCCGCCGCGCGCAATGCCGACGTGGAAGAGCTGAAGCCTTACGTCTACATCCACGAGGACCTCGACGCCGTGCGCCACCTTTTCCGGGTGGCCTGCGCTCTGGACTCCATGGTCCTCGGCGAACCGCAGATCCTCGGCCAGCTCAAGGACGCCTACCGCATGGCGGTGAAGGCAGGCACCACCAAAGTCATCCTCAACCGTCTGTACCATAAGGCGTTTTCCGTAGCGAAACGGGTCCGAACCGAGACCGCCGTGGGCTCAGCCGCCGTGTCCATCAGCTACGCCGCCGTGGAGCTTGCCAAGCGCATCTTCGGCGAGATGTCCAAACAGAAGGCCATGCTCATCGGCGCGGGCGAGATGGCCGAGCTGGCGGCGCAGCACCTCGTCACCTCTGGCATCAAGGATATCTACGTGGCCAACCGCACCTTCGAGCGCGCCCGCGAGCTCGCCGCGCAGTTCGAGGGCCAGGCCATCCCCTTCGAGACCCTGTTCGACCGGCTGCACGAGGTGGACATCGTCATCAGCTCCACCGGCTCGCCATCCGCTGTAATCCGCGCCAAAGATGTAAAGGCCGTACTCAAAAAGCGCCGCAACCGTCCCATGTTCTTTATCGATATCGCCGTGCCGCGGGACATTGACCCGGACGTGAACACACTGGACTCGGTCTTCCTCTACGACATCGACGATCTCAAGGAGGTGGTCGAGGAGAACATTGCCCAGCGCAGGGAGGAAGCGGCCAAAGCCACGGCCATTGTGTACGACGAGGCCGACGCCTTCGGGCAGTGGCTCAAGTCACTGGAGTTGCAGCCCACCATCGTGGAACTCTTAGAACGCAACCAGGGCATCGCCCACAAAGAACTCGCCAAAACCGAAAAGCGACTCGCCCAGATACTGGGCCGCGACGTGGCCCCCGAGATGCACGAAGCCCTGGAAATTCTCGTCGATTCCGTGGTCAAAAAAGTCCTTCACGAGCCCATCATTTTCCTCAAACGTCGTTCGGCCGAAGAGGAATCCGCCAGACGCTACATCGACACCACTCGCAGGATGTTCAACCTCGACGACGAGGATATTCCGGACGACGCCCACGCAGACCGCCGGCGCAAGGACATTCGGGATGATGTCGACGCCCGCGAAAACGACCTCGGCGCAACGTCGAACAACGGAGCATAG